Proteins from a single region of Sediminitomix flava:
- a CDS encoding M57 family metalloprotease: MKKVTLLLIVTTLVIFSACTSTEENVQPNEVTPEIMAKIEALGFNTKDFPVHLHDGNLVVENDIVFRLDQLDFMSSRSQFATEEHYSTDNLVTGLPRTINVYVSTSFPQKYFDAVDAANARYNAENLTLTFQRVGNSNLADISFTPSPWWYRFYGILGSAGFPTAAGDPYNEILLTRAYYDNVTDLGALTTTIAHEMGHCIGFRHTDYMDRSFSCGGATDNEGASDIGANLIPGTPSSPEVGSWMLACSDGTNRPFTSGDVTALNYLY; encoded by the coding sequence ATGAAAAAAGTAACATTATTATTAATCGTTACAACACTTGTAATTTTTTCTGCATGTACATCTACTGAAGAAAATGTTCAACCAAATGAGGTTACTCCTGAAATCATGGCTAAAATTGAGGCTCTTGGTTTCAACACTAAGGACTTCCCTGTTCATCTTCACGATGGAAATTTAGTTGTAGAGAATGACATCGTTTTCCGTCTAGATCAACTAGACTTTATGTCTTCTCGTTCTCAATTTGCAACTGAAGAACATTATAGTACAGATAACTTGGTTACTGGACTTCCTCGTACAATTAATGTTTACGTTAGCACTAGCTTCCCTCAAAAGTATTTTGATGCTGTGGATGCAGCTAATGCTCGTTACAATGCTGAAAATCTAACTCTTACTTTTCAAAGAGTAGGAAATAGCAATTTAGCTGATATCAGCTTTACACCTTCTCCTTGGTGGTATAGATTTTATGGCATATTGGGTTCTGCTGGATTCCCTACAGCAGCAGGAGATCCATACAATGAAATTTTGTTGACAAGAGCTTACTACGACAACGTGACTGATCTAGGAGCTTTAACAACAACAATTGCTCATGAAATGGGACACTGTATTGGTTTCCGCCATACAGATTATATGGATAGAAGCTTCAGTTGTGGTGGTGCAACAGACAACGAAGGAGCTTCAGACATTGGTGCAAATCTTATCCCAGGTACACCTTCTAGTCCAGAAGTAGGTTCATGGATGCTTGCTTGTTCAGATGGTACGAACCGTCCATTTACAAGCGGTGACGTTACTGCATTGAACTACCTATACTAG
- a CDS encoding zinc-dependent metalloprotease, protein MTHNLYNLGNLTIIIAHEIGHCIGFCHTDYMDRSFSCGELMIMKVLQI, encoded by the coding sequence CTGACTCATAATCTTTATAATCTAGGTAATTTGACTATAATAATCGCTCATGAAATTGGGCATTGTATAGGCTTCTGCCACACAGATTATATGGATAGAAGCTTTAGCTGCGGTGAGCTTATGATAATGAAGGTGCTTCAGATATAG
- a CDS encoding arylsulfatase: MTTKDLLQGLSLGTALVGAALPSQAEDGNKPEAKKNERPNILVIWGDDVGYYNISAYNQGMMGYHTPNIDRLAKEGAIFTDHYAQQSSTAGRASFITGQQPFRTGLLTIGMPGSDHGIPDWAPTIADLLKEHDYATGQFGKNHLGDRDKHLPTNHGFDEFFGNLYHLNAEEEPETYYYPKDPSFRENYGPRGVIKSTADGPVKDTGPLTRKRMETIDEEFMDGALDFMEKAHEEEKPFFVWMNTSRMHVHTRLKEEAKGKSGISIYADGMLEHDGHVGVMLDKLEELGIEDNTIVIYSTDNGAETFTWPDGGTTPFHGEKGTTYEGGMRVPQLVRWPGVIEPGTQVNAMMSHEDWMPTLLAAVGDDNLVDEMKEGVEYNNKDWRVHLDGHNFLPYFKGEVQESPRTTKMYFGQGGEFNAIRWNDWKLTFAKLDGDMASAVRMVPSWAQIVNLRADPFEKAPLESEMYVRWMIDNMWLFVPVSDEVTKFFASLEGYPFQKGRSFSAAAINYNTLELQKFMMQVQESMAEQEK, translated from the coding sequence ATGACTACTAAAGATTTATTACAAGGCTTAAGTTTAGGTACAGCGCTAGTTGGAGCTGCTTTACCTTCACAAGCTGAAGATGGCAATAAGCCTGAGGCAAAGAAAAATGAACGACCAAATATACTTGTGATTTGGGGCGATGATGTTGGGTATTACAATATCTCAGCCTACAACCAAGGAATGATGGGTTATCATACCCCAAATATTGACCGCTTAGCTAAAGAGGGAGCTATTTTTACAGATCATTATGCACAACAATCTTCTACAGCAGGTCGTGCATCATTTATTACTGGACAGCAACCTTTCCGTACGGGACTTTTGACAATTGGAATGCCTGGTTCAGATCATGGTATTCCTGATTGGGCTCCTACAATTGCAGATCTTCTAAAAGAGCATGATTATGCTACCGGTCAGTTTGGTAAAAACCACTTAGGAGATCGAGATAAGCATTTGCCTACAAATCATGGTTTTGATGAATTCTTCGGGAATCTTTATCACCTAAATGCCGAAGAAGAACCAGAGACATATTACTACCCAAAAGATCCTTCATTTAGAGAAAACTACGGACCTAGAGGGGTGATTAAATCAACGGCAGATGGACCAGTAAAAGATACAGGACCATTGACTCGTAAACGTATGGAGACCATTGACGAAGAATTTATGGACGGTGCCTTAGACTTTATGGAGAAAGCACATGAAGAAGAAAAACCATTTTTTGTATGGATGAACACTTCTCGTATGCATGTCCATACAAGGTTGAAGGAAGAAGCCAAAGGAAAGTCGGGTATTTCTATCTATGCGGATGGAATGTTGGAGCATGACGGACATGTTGGAGTAATGCTCGATAAATTGGAAGAGTTGGGTATAGAAGACAATACTATCGTAATTTATTCAACTGACAATGGGGCTGAAACATTTACATGGCCTGACGGTGGTACGACTCCATTTCATGGTGAAAAAGGTACTACTTACGAAGGTGGAATGCGTGTGCCTCAACTCGTGCGCTGGCCAGGAGTAATTGAGCCAGGAACACAGGTAAATGCCATGATGTCTCATGAAGATTGGATGCCTACACTTTTGGCAGCTGTTGGTGATGACAATTTAGTGGACGAAATGAAAGAAGGTGTTGAGTACAACAATAAAGATTGGAGAGTTCATCTTGATGGCCATAATTTCTTACCTTATTTCAAAGGAGAAGTACAGGAAAGCCCTCGTACTACTAAAATGTATTTTGGACAAGGAGGAGAGTTCAATGCGATTCGTTGGAATGATTGGAAGTTGACTTTTGCAAAACTTGATGGAGATATGGCCTCAGCTGTTCGTATGGTTCCTTCTTGGGCACAAATTGTGAACTTAAGAGCCGATCCATTTGAAAAAGCACCTTTAGAATCTGAAATGTATGTACGTTGGATGATCGACAACATGTGGCTATTTGTACCAGTTTCAGATGAAGTAACAAAATTCTTTGCTTCTTTAGAAGGTTATCCATTCCAAAAAGGAAGAAGTTTCTCAGCTGCAGCAATCAATTACAATACACTTGAATTACAAAAATTCATGATGCAAGTTCAAGAGAGTATGGCTGAGCAAGAAAAATAA
- a CDS encoding helix-turn-helix transcriptional regulator, with translation MSSKPSKNTDTKEEKVSKIEIRSIPFSEQNWLDAFAQILDEKVENGKVQIPKTIGTGYLESLYHDDLMSIISIKINLKKDIIWHRLPCPDKSRYLIDFFRTDHLQGASINQDYNSKIQEGAFYLNPSTSLEFQNKKGTSIELIMVGLEHKWIEQYFPDILEESQDFLTVEQPYLAYESSGPKMKQLFNEFNKPAIEKEVSAQYFRAKCMEVFCLTYSYLKKRIQFRLRGIKEQELQTVFEIRNTLSENLEYPYTLKGLSLEYGMNKDYMNSLFEKVFAISIPNYLKKERMELAKYLLEKNYSVKEVAIKLGYSESQHFTRAFKTYFQILPKTYQINFHNK, from the coding sequence ATGTCTAGTAAGCCATCAAAAAATACAGATACAAAAGAGGAAAAAGTCTCTAAAATTGAGATTCGATCAATCCCTTTTTCGGAACAAAATTGGCTGGATGCTTTTGCTCAAATCTTAGATGAAAAAGTTGAAAATGGTAAAGTACAGATTCCAAAGACAATTGGTACAGGTTACCTTGAATCCCTTTATCACGATGATTTAATGTCTATCATCAGTATTAAAATAAACTTGAAGAAAGATATAATATGGCATAGGCTTCCTTGCCCAGATAAATCACGTTACCTAATCGACTTTTTCAGAACTGATCATTTACAGGGGGCATCCATTAATCAAGACTATAATTCAAAAATTCAAGAAGGAGCATTCTACTTGAATCCTTCAACTTCATTGGAATTTCAAAATAAGAAAGGAACATCTATCGAATTGATAATGGTTGGACTAGAACATAAATGGATTGAACAATACTTCCCAGATATCTTAGAAGAATCACAAGATTTTTTAACCGTTGAACAGCCTTATTTAGCTTATGAGAGTTCTGGTCCAAAAATGAAACAGCTGTTCAATGAATTCAATAAGCCAGCTATAGAAAAAGAAGTAAGTGCTCAATATTTCAGGGCAAAATGTATGGAAGTCTTTTGTCTCACCTATTCATACTTGAAGAAGAGAATACAATTCAGACTTAGAGGAATAAAGGAGCAAGAACTTCAAACCGTATTTGAAATAAGAAATACTTTATCTGAAAACCTTGAGTATCCATATACGCTGAAGGGACTTTCATTGGAATATGGTATGAATAAAGATTACATGAATTCATTGTTTGAGAAAGTATTCGCAATCAGTATTCCTAATTATTTAAAAAAGGAGAGAATGGAGTTAGCTAAGTACTTATTGGAAAAAAATTATTCTGTCAAGGAAGTTGCTATAAAACTAGGTTATTCAGAAAGCCAACATTTTACAAGGGCTTTTAAAACTTACTTTCAGATACTTCCGAAAACATATCAAATAAACTTCCATAACAAATAA
- a CDS encoding DUF2541 domain-containing protein — MKLLSITSIIFITLLLSSFFGVKQDEDKGWVKIAEKVVNYKAETDQVKVQNSDQEVTKIKIKCIQGTVKLKEIKAFMSDGKDENLNIKGIGVLHDGMSSFSMDLPGKDNKLEKLEFKYDAVGNVLVSKKGKVEVWGKKKD, encoded by the coding sequence ATGAAATTACTTTCAATTACTTCTATCATTTTTATTACCCTTTTACTTTCTTCTTTTTTTGGTGTAAAACAAGATGAAGATAAAGGCTGGGTGAAAATTGCTGAAAAAGTTGTCAACTATAAAGCAGAGACTGATCAAGTTAAAGTTCAAAACTCGGATCAAGAAGTAACCAAAATAAAGATCAAGTGCATACAGGGTACCGTAAAGCTTAAAGAAATTAAGGCATTTATGTCTGATGGGAAGGATGAAAATTTAAACATTAAAGGTATCGGTGTTTTACATGATGGAATGTCTTCATTTAGTATGGATTTGCCTGGTAAAGATAATAAGCTAGAAAAACTTGAATTTAAATATGATGCAGTGGGAAATGTTCTGGTTTCTAAAAAAGGTAAAGTGGAAGTTTGGGGGAAGAAGAAAGATTAA
- a CDS encoding methyltransferase domain-containing protein, producing MPKESLDKDYWENKYKNLDTGWDAKAITTPLKTYFDQLEDKNLKILIPGAGNSYEAQYLHEQGFKNVYVVDIAQQPLDNLLQRCPSFPKKHMIKSDFFELKESNFDLIIEQTFFCALDPLLRKRYIVKLNNLLKEKGKVVGLLFDLPLNTDHPPFGGDKTEYLTLFNPLFQIKVFEKCYNSIPPRQDNEFFFIVQKELIIF from the coding sequence ATGCCTAAAGAATCACTCGACAAGGACTATTGGGAAAATAAATATAAAAATTTAGATACGGGATGGGATGCGAAGGCAATCACTACACCATTAAAAACTTATTTCGATCAGTTAGAAGATAAAAACTTAAAGATATTAATTCCGGGAGCTGGTAATTCTTATGAAGCTCAATACTTGCACGAACAAGGATTTAAAAATGTTTATGTTGTTGACATTGCTCAACAACCACTTGACAACTTGCTTCAACGCTGCCCTAGCTTTCCTAAAAAACACATGATTAAATCAGACTTTTTTGAGCTGAAAGAATCCAACTTTGATTTGATCATTGAGCAAACTTTTTTTTGTGCTTTAGATCCTTTGCTTCGTAAAAGGTATATCGTTAAGCTAAACAACCTATTAAAAGAGAAAGGGAAAGTAGTAGGTTTACTTTTCGACCTTCCACTAAATACTGATCACCCTCCTTTTGGCGGTGATAAAACTGAATACCTCACCTTATTCAATCCATTATTTCAAATTAAGGTCTTTGAAAAATGCTACAATAGCATTCCTCCAAGACAAGACAATGAATTCTTTTTTATTGTTCAGAAGGAATTAATCATATTCTAA
- a CDS encoding PaaI family thioesterase: MEIKQEYFQDFMHGNVCYGCGIDNKDGLQIKSFWDGEEAVCIFHSEEKYHGWANLLSGGILATIIDCHCMGTAMANAYKVENRPLDSEPHYRYATGTMNIKYLKPTPNTVVELRAKITQVKGKKTVMHCTSSVDGVITAEAEVIAIRVFDSNEAKGENPFKE, translated from the coding sequence ATGGAGATTAAACAAGAGTACTTTCAAGATTTCATGCATGGTAATGTATGCTATGGCTGTGGAATTGACAACAAAGATGGTTTACAGATAAAGAGCTTCTGGGATGGCGAAGAAGCTGTTTGTATATTTCACTCCGAAGAAAAATACCATGGATGGGCAAACCTGTTGAGTGGAGGTATTTTGGCTACTATAATTGATTGCCACTGCATGGGGACTGCTATGGCAAATGCATACAAAGTTGAGAATAGACCTTTAGATTCTGAACCACACTATCGTTATGCCACAGGTACAATGAATATCAAATACCTTAAGCCTACTCCAAACACAGTTGTTGAATTAAGAGCTAAAATAACTCAAGTAAAAGGGAAAAAAACAGTGATGCATTGTACTTCTAGTGTAGATGGTGTTATAACTGCTGAAGCTGAAGTTATTGCTATTCGTGTTTTTGATAGTAATGAAGCCAAAGGAGAAAACCCTTTCAAAGAATAA
- a CDS encoding glutathione peroxidase has translation MKSIYTLLTFCFLLIGFTSCFKGAKQAPEEMESTSSVNESAAFYDFKMPSLDGEEIDFERYKGKKVLLVNVASKCGYTPQYTELQKLHEQYGEKVAILGFPANNFGKQEPGTNEEIGAFCQKNYGVSFQMFSKVSVAGDDKVELYQWLSDKTQNGWNDQEPKWNFTKYVIDENGKLTHYFESGVAPMDEKLLTALDVKS, from the coding sequence ATGAAAAGTATTTACACTTTACTCACTTTTTGCTTCTTGCTAATTGGATTTACGTCTTGTTTCAAAGGAGCAAAACAAGCCCCTGAAGAAATGGAATCTACATCATCAGTAAATGAATCAGCAGCTTTTTACGATTTCAAAATGCCTTCTTTAGATGGAGAAGAAATTGATTTTGAACGTTACAAAGGTAAAAAGGTATTATTAGTCAATGTTGCATCTAAGTGTGGTTATACTCCTCAGTATACTGAGCTTCAAAAATTACACGAACAATATGGAGAAAAAGTTGCAATTTTAGGTTTCCCTGCCAATAATTTTGGAAAGCAAGAGCCAGGTACTAATGAAGAAATTGGTGCTTTCTGTCAAAAAAATTATGGTGTTTCATTCCAAATGTTCTCGAAAGTATCTGTAGCAGGAGATGATAAAGTTGAGCTTTATCAGTGGTTGTCAGATAAAACACAAAACGGTTGGAATGATCAAGAGCCTAAGTGGAACTTCACAAAGTATGTGATTGATGAGAACGGCAAATTAACTCACTATTTTGAATCAGGAGTAGCTCCAATGGATGAAAAACTATTGACAGCTCTAGATGTAAAGAGTTAA
- a CDS encoding J domain-containing protein — protein sequence MIINRLKDILRAELSDRLTSEDSSLKDWFEKAGLSWEESQTDYQKYADEYDKYYKSSSSSSSQQQSQYQQYNTSSSSASSKDREYYAALEIPYGSSFAVVKKAYKKMIRVYHPDLYHNQPEKQDIAQKVTRKINEAYNHFEQKEKNK from the coding sequence ATGATAATAAATAGACTAAAAGATATTTTAAGAGCTGAGTTGAGTGACCGTCTTACAAGTGAAGACTCTTCATTAAAAGACTGGTTCGAAAAAGCAGGTTTGAGTTGGGAAGAGAGTCAAACAGACTATCAAAAATATGCCGATGAATATGATAAATACTACAAAAGCAGTAGTAGTTCATCAAGTCAGCAACAGAGTCAATACCAACAATACAACACTTCATCTAGCTCTGCAAGCTCAAAAGATCGTGAGTACTATGCTGCCTTAGAAATTCCTTATGGCTCTAGTTTCGCAGTGGTCAAAAAAGCTTATAAAAAAATGATTCGTGTTTATCACCCTGACCTTTATCACAATCAGCCCGAGAAACAAGATATAGCTCAGAAAGTAACTCGAAAAATCAATGAAGCTTACAATCACTTTGAGCAAAAAGAAAAGAATAAATAA
- a CDS encoding adenine phosphoribosyltransferase: protein MEESIEKYIRDVKDFPKEGIMFKDITPLIGHPEGFKLAINQLLEQVDGLSIDKVVSMESRGFFFGSVLADRLNAGFVPVRKPGKLPFDTYKQEYALEYGTDTLEMHIDAIEKGEKVLIHDDVLATGGTAEAVVKMVEKAGGEIVLISFLINLAFLKGEEKIKNYNVKSLLTY, encoded by the coding sequence ATGGAGGAATCAATTGAAAAATATATCAGAGACGTCAAAGATTTTCCAAAAGAAGGAATTATGTTCAAAGACATCACTCCTCTAATTGGTCATCCAGAAGGTTTTAAACTTGCAATTAATCAACTTCTGGAGCAAGTAGACGGACTTTCAATTGACAAAGTGGTTTCAATGGAGTCTAGAGGTTTCTTTTTTGGGAGTGTTCTTGCTGATCGTTTAAATGCAGGGTTTGTACCTGTGAGAAAGCCAGGAAAGTTACCATTCGATACTTATAAGCAAGAATATGCTTTGGAGTATGGAACGGATACACTTGAGATGCATATTGATGCCATTGAAAAAGGAGAGAAAGTACTAATTCATGATGATGTATTAGCGACTGGAGGTACTGCTGAGGCTGTAGTGAAAATGGTTGAGAAAGCAGGAGGAGAAATTGTATTAATCTCTTTCCTTATAAATTTAGCTTTCTTAAAAGGAGAAGAAAAAATTAAAAATTATAATGTAAAGTCTTTATTGACTTACTAG
- a CDS encoding leucine-rich repeat domain-containing protein codes for MKNAIKLLSLLLCLLVQPVYAQSIDKTWWDGLTETWKTCFIEEIEWEGEMTKDGLAQIAQLKTINAAGFDIYGDERLIRSLEPLRPLIYLEEVDCSYTKIKDIEPLRELKNIKKLNVSYTRIKTLEPIHEAHNMEILQMAGLNITSLNELDDLQSLHTIDAFESRITDFKSFRHFPNIKNIALDNTQVTSLKPFAHMRQLEELTFSNTEISDLSPLKRMKNLKRILFEAAKVESLSPLSKLKQLVEINFADNPIEDISALANKPNLEIIYASQTSFEDLSPLKGNTALKELTISQTKVSDLSPVQSLPELYLLIFVETPVQSLKILEGFPALSVVYFRDTQVSEAEMKAYQAKYPSVETDYF; via the coding sequence ATGAAGAACGCAATAAAATTATTATCACTCTTACTATGTTTATTAGTCCAACCCGTTTACGCTCAATCAATCGATAAAACTTGGTGGGACGGACTTACCGAAACATGGAAAACCTGTTTTATAGAGGAAATTGAATGGGAAGGTGAAATGACCAAGGATGGCTTGGCTCAAATTGCTCAACTTAAGACTATAAATGCCGCTGGTTTTGATATTTATGGAGACGAGCGTCTTATTCGTTCGCTAGAACCTCTAAGACCACTTATTTATCTTGAAGAAGTAGATTGTTCATATACCAAGATCAAAGACATTGAGCCTTTAAGAGAACTCAAAAATATTAAAAAGCTGAATGTAAGCTATACACGCATCAAAACTTTAGAACCTATTCATGAAGCACATAATATGGAAATCTTGCAAATGGCAGGACTAAATATTACGAGTCTAAATGAGTTAGATGATTTGCAGTCTCTTCATACTATTGATGCTTTTGAATCAAGAATTACTGATTTCAAGTCTTTCAGACACTTCCCCAATATTAAAAACATTGCGTTAGATAATACACAAGTTACTTCCTTAAAACCTTTCGCTCATATGCGTCAGTTGGAAGAACTTACATTTTCCAATACAGAGATTTCAGATCTTTCTCCTTTGAAAAGGATGAAAAACTTAAAGCGTATTCTTTTTGAAGCGGCAAAAGTTGAGTCTCTTTCTCCGTTATCTAAATTAAAGCAGCTAGTTGAAATCAACTTTGCAGATAATCCTATTGAAGATATTTCGGCTTTAGCCAACAAACCAAATCTTGAGATTATTTATGCATCACAAACTAGCTTTGAAGACCTCAGTCCATTAAAAGGAAACACAGCATTAAAAGAATTGACAATATCTCAGACCAAAGTAAGTGACCTTAGTCCTGTTCAATCTTTACCTGAGTTATACCTTTTAATATTTGTAGAAACGCCTGTTCAATCACTAAAAATACTAGAAGGATTCCCTGCCCTAAGTGTTGTTTATTTTAGAGACACACAAGTGTCGGAAGCTGAGATGAAAGCTTATCAAGCAAAATATCCAAGTGTAGAGACTGACTATTTTTAG